In Sphingobacterium sp. SYP-B4668, the sequence GCAATGGATGAAACGGAGCTTCAACAGTGGAGCAATTCCAAAAAGGTAATCTTTACAAGCGAGTATGGAAAATCGTACGCACATCCTACCTCAACTGCTGCACAGGTCTCCGATTTGGTATATGGCGACATCCTAACGTTAGTTGGAGAAAACGACAAGTACTATACCGTAAGCTATCCTGACAAAAGAAAAGCTTATGTAAAAAAAGACGATGCTTTACCTTTCAATAAATGGCTAAGTTCGCGCACTCCCACCGCAGATAATGTAATTGCGAGTGCTAAAACTATGCTTGGACTCCCCTATCTATGGGGAGGGACTTCAACTAAGGGGGTAGATTGTAGTGGATTCACCAAAACGGCCTATTTCATGAATGGATTTGTCATACCCCGAGATGCCTCTCAACAAGTATTAGCAGGCGCATCTATTGACATATTGGGCGAAGATGGTCACTTTGACCCTAAAAAGGCACTCCAAAACCTCAAACCAGCGGATCTCTTATTTTTTGCGGCAGGCAAAAATAGTAATCCCAATGCGAGAGTGACACATGTTGCCCTATACATTGGCAATGGGACGTTCATTCACGCTGCAGGATCTGTAAGAATCAATAGTATGTTGAAGGATTCGCCCGACTATGATGACTTTCAAACGAGAACGGTAGTGGCTGCAAAAAGATATTTGGGTATCCAAGACCCCACAATTCAAAAGGTCGAAAACAGTAATTATTATAAATAGGACAAATAGTCCGCCTAAATACTAAATTCGCAGTACAGGAATCGCTATATAATACTTGATAATATCATGAACAAAACAGATAACTGGTTTTCTAAAGATTTTGGACGATTCAAGCTGAGGTATCGTCCCTACACCCTCGAACTTCGTCATGTCTTCACGGTGGCTTCATTCAGTCGTAGCACTACTCCTGTTGTCTTGATTGAATTGGAGTATGATGGGATTATAGGGTACGGCGAAGCGAGTATGCCTCCCTACTTGGGCGAATCTCAGGAAAGTGTCATTCATTTTTTAAACCTAATAGACTTAAGTATTTTCTCTTCTCCTTTCGATACGGAGGATATCTTACAGTATATCGATCAACTTGCCTTGAAAAACACGGCGGCAAAAGCGGCAGTTGACATCGCTCTTCATGACATACTGGGAAAAATCATGAACCAGCCTTATTATAAAATTTGGGGATTGAACCCCATACTCATCCCTCCGACATCTTATACTATAGGTATTGATACGGAAGAAATCATCCGACAAAAAGTAGCTGAGGCTGATCAATTCAAGATACTAAAGGTCAAACTTGGGTTGGATACAGATAAGATGATTATCAACACTATTCGCCAAACTACCGACCGCCCTCTGTGTGCGGATATCAATCAAGGATGGAGGTGTAAGGAAGAGGCCTTAGAAATGGCGCACTGGCTTGCCGAACGGAATGTTGTATTCCTCGAACAGCCGATGCCTAAAGAACAGGTGGATGATAACGCATGGCTCACGGAGCACAGCCCCATTCCTACCATTGCTGACGAGGCTTGCCAACGATTAGTGGACGTCCCCGCATTGAAGGACGTGTATACGGGTATTAACATTAAACTGATGAAATGTACGGGAATGCAGGAAGCAAAAAAAATGGCGGAAGTGGCGCGTGCACTGGACATGAAGGTCATGATTGGATGCATGACGGAGACGTCATGTGCCATTTCGGCCGCGGCTCAACTTTCACCACTAGTTGATTGGGCAGATCTCGACGGGGCACTTCTTATTGGGAATGATGTATATGATGGAATGAAAGTGATTGAGGGAAGCTGCATTTTGCCGGATAGGCCAGGCATTGGTATACTAAAACTTTAACTGTATTTGAGCGAATACAAACAAAACTAACCAAACATACTAAAATCTATTTTAAAACAACAAACTAACCATTAATCGATGAAATATACTTGGATATAGCGGCAATACCGATACCTACAATATACTGAAGCACTAGACAAGATACCGATTTCTAATTCCGAGATATTTCATTACCTAAAAAAAACAATAATGAAACATCTTCTACTCGCATGCTGGTGCCTGTTGACGTGCCTCACCACCACGACCATCTATGCACAGCAAACTTCTGTTACGGGGAAAGTGACAGAACGCTCCACTGGCAAACCTATCGTTGGCGTCACCATTAATGTTAAAGGCTCTAATAGGAGCACCTTGACTAATGAAAGTGGCGCATTCAGCCTTGCCGGTATCCCTTCAAGTAGTACATTGGTATTTACATCTGTAGGCTACCAAAGTCAAGAGTTAGTGGTCGGTAGCAGGACTACCCTCAACATTTCGATGTCTCCAACCGACCAAACGCTGGATGAGGTTGTCGTCACGGCTTTAGGCATTAAGCGTAATCAAAAATCGGTCGGTTATTCAACCCAACAAGTAAGAGGCGAAGACCTAACGTTTACCAAAGAAACCAATATACTTGGTTCACTGGCGGGAAAGGTCGCAGGCGTACAAGTTACAGGATCTTCTGGAGCCAATTTAGGAGGTACACAAAAGATAAAAATCAGGGGAATCAACTCAGTAACTGGAGGAGGACAGCCATTATTAGTGATAGATGGCACACCAATTTCAAATGCTAATTTCAGTTCTAGTGATGCAAATGGTGTTGACTTGGGAAATGTTGGTCAGGACATCAATCCTGAAGATATCGAGAATATCAATGTTCTCAAAGGACCTACAGCCTCTGCCCTATACGGTTTAAGAGGTCAATATGGGGTTATCATGATTACAACAAAAAAAGCCAAACAAGGACCTAAAACAATTGATATTAGCATCAATTCAGCAACCTCTATCGAGAAGGTTGGCAACTTCATGCCGTTACAAAACACGTATGGTGTAGGAAACAATCAGACGTTCTTAAAACTAGCATCAGGTGAATTGTATGTAAACGGTAATGACGAATCTTGGGGTCCCAAAATGGACGGCACACCCGTACGGATGTACTACAGCTTTTATCCTCAAGATCTGGAATATGGAAAAACTACGCCTTTCTCACCGCAGCCTAATAATATCCGAGACTTCTTCAACACAGGAATAAACACCAACAATGGCGTCACAATTGCAGGGGGAAATGAAAACTCTGCAATCAGATTCAGTTATAATAATACGTACATAAAAGGAACCTACCCGAATACCTGGTTGAAAAGAAATAATCTCGGGTTGAACGGATCACTGGACATCACATCCAAATTAACCGCATCTGCTAATGTAAACTATGCCAACAATAAAGCCCAACGTCCAGCCCAAGGTTATCAGGGTTCATTTACCGGGGCCACGCAATGGTTTCAGCGCAACATAGACATCAACCGATTAAGAGATTACAAATATGCCGATG encodes:
- a CDS encoding C40 family peptidase, encoding MRPIHPKVLFIYPSIAFISLFCLNTAAAQQIDSSRYVQIRELQETVKNEFAPDKRLKLVELSTTDVPGNIYVIQTTESAAQKKLQAQTKGIDADITIILLPDASVENKHHGVVNLSVANLRTRPDHAAEMASQVLLGAQVDILQKVRGDYRVRTPEGYIAWVPTSSIVAMDETELQQWSNSKKVIFTSEYGKSYAHPTSTAAQVSDLVYGDILTLVGENDKYYTVSYPDKRKAYVKKDDALPFNKWLSSRTPTADNVIASAKTMLGLPYLWGGTSTKGVDCSGFTKTAYFMNGFVIPRDASQQVLAGASIDILGEDGHFDPKKALQNLKPADLLFFAAGKNSNPNARVTHVALYIGNGTFIHAAGSVRINSMLKDSPDYDDFQTRTVVAAKRYLGIQDPTIQKVENSNYYK
- a CDS encoding dipeptide epimerase, yielding MNKTDNWFSKDFGRFKLRYRPYTLELRHVFTVASFSRSTTPVVLIELEYDGIIGYGEASMPPYLGESQESVIHFLNLIDLSIFSSPFDTEDILQYIDQLALKNTAAKAAVDIALHDILGKIMNQPYYKIWGLNPILIPPTSYTIGIDTEEIIRQKVAEADQFKILKVKLGLDTDKMIINTIRQTTDRPLCADINQGWRCKEEALEMAHWLAERNVVFLEQPMPKEQVDDNAWLTEHSPIPTIADEACQRLVDVPALKDVYTGINIKLMKCTGMQEAKKMAEVARALDMKVMIGCMTETSCAISAAAQLSPLVDWADLDGALLIGNDVYDGMKVIEGSCILPDRPGIGILKL